A single Cucumis melo cultivar AY chromosome 4, USDA_Cmelo_AY_1.0, whole genome shotgun sequence DNA region contains:
- the LOC103489856 gene encoding rho GDP-dissociation inhibitor 1-like isoform X2: MEVGKTLEEEAGPSSAGKVDEFRREKESEESEVDDKDGFTPGPLLSLKEQLEKDKDDESLRRWKEKLLGCLESDLSEQREPEVKFHSIGIISDEFGEVDTPLPVNENESGRVLFTLQEGSRYQLRLTFTVTHNIVSGLSYSNKVWRGGLIDRTQGMLGTFAPQREPYVETLEEEITPSGVLARGIYSANLKFEDDDKRCYMELPYSFEIKKSS, from the exons ATGGAGGTTGGGAAGACGCTTGAGGAGGAAGCAGGGCCGTCGTCTGCCGGAAAAGTTGACGAGTTCCGGCGGGAAAAGGAGAGTGAGGAATCAGAGGTTGATGATAAAGATGGGTTCACTCCAGGGCCTCTGCTTTCACTCAAGGAACAGCTTGAGAAGGACAAG GATGATGAAAGCCTGAGAAGGTGGAAAGAAAAGTTGCTTGGCTGCTTAGAAAGTGATCTGAGCG AACAAAGAGAACCTGAAGTCAAGTTTCATTCCATTGGAATTATCTCTGATGAATTTGGGGAAGTCGACACTCCATTGCCCGTAAATGAAAATGAAAGTGGTCGTGTTCTTTTTACCCTTCAAGAGGGATCTCGGTATCAACTGAGGTTGACGTTTACAGTTACGCATAACATCGTCTCTGGCCTGTCCTACTCAAACAAAGTTTGGAGAGGAGGATTGATAG ATCGAACTCAAGGAATGTTAGGTACTTTTGCTCCTCAACGTGAACCATATGTCGAAACCTTGGAGGAGGAAATCACTCCTTCTGGTGTACTTGCAAGGGGTATTTATTCTGCGAATCTTAAG TTCGAAGATGATGACAAACGGTGTTACATGGAACTTCCATATTCCTTTGAGATAAAAAAAAGCAGTTAG
- the LOC103489856 gene encoding rho GDP-dissociation inhibitor 1-like isoform X1, which produces MEVGKTLEEEAGPSSAGKVDEFRREKESEESEVDDKDGFTPGPLLSLKEQLEKDKDDESLRRWKEKLLGCLESDLSEQREPEVKFHSIGIISDEFGEVDTPLPVNENESGRVLFTLQEGSRYQLRLTFTVTHNIVSGLSYSNKVWRGGLIVDRTQGMLGTFAPQREPYVETLEEEITPSGVLARGIYSANLKFEDDDKRCYMELPYSFEIKKSS; this is translated from the exons ATGGAGGTTGGGAAGACGCTTGAGGAGGAAGCAGGGCCGTCGTCTGCCGGAAAAGTTGACGAGTTCCGGCGGGAAAAGGAGAGTGAGGAATCAGAGGTTGATGATAAAGATGGGTTCACTCCAGGGCCTCTGCTTTCACTCAAGGAACAGCTTGAGAAGGACAAG GATGATGAAAGCCTGAGAAGGTGGAAAGAAAAGTTGCTTGGCTGCTTAGAAAGTGATCTGAGCG AACAAAGAGAACCTGAAGTCAAGTTTCATTCCATTGGAATTATCTCTGATGAATTTGGGGAAGTCGACACTCCATTGCCCGTAAATGAAAATGAAAGTGGTCGTGTTCTTTTTACCCTTCAAGAGGGATCTCGGTATCAACTGAGGTTGACGTTTACAGTTACGCATAACATCGTCTCTGGCCTGTCCTACTCAAACAAAGTTTGGAGAGGAGGATTGATAG TAGATCGAACTCAAGGAATGTTAGGTACTTTTGCTCCTCAACGTGAACCATATGTCGAAACCTTGGAGGAGGAAATCACTCCTTCTGGTGTACTTGCAAGGGGTATTTATTCTGCGAATCTTAAG TTCGAAGATGATGACAAACGGTGTTACATGGAACTTCCATATTCCTTTGAGATAAAAAAAAGCAGTTAG